A genomic region of Notamacropus eugenii isolate mMacEug1 chromosome 3, mMacEug1.pri_v2, whole genome shotgun sequence contains the following coding sequences:
- the IGSF6 gene encoding immunoglobulin superfamily member 6 isoform X2, whose product MYNKMATPNRIITTISLEFNLILLYLGAIRTCIVNIKQPSLLEVDYTYKTITIQCDFSTRNCPKSQPEVLWFRQNAHYQPERLCPHQCLGDGGKFTVTESKTENQVSLTLNMIALNDSAIYFCGIAFSQSTDPKSKQTGPGTMLVVRGNKLLSHEVENLLIALLSLLSFYIAVLSVIFIVISKLKLKTPKKTGTDEAPQKKRSARRIFQEIAQELYRKRYVETKQEEGDENIYENRRGQSNFERP is encoded by the exons ATGTACAACAAGATGGCAACCCCAAACAGAATTATCACCACTATCAGTCTGGAATTTAACTTGATTCTATTGTACCTTG GTGCTATCCGAACATGTATTGTTAATATAAAACAGCCTTCCCTTCTAGAAGTTGACTATACTTATAAAACAATTACTATACAATGTGATTTCTCTACTCGCAACTGCCCTAAATCCCAGCCTGAAGTTCTATGGTTTCGCCAAAATGCTCACTATCAGCCTGAACGCTTGTGTCCACATCAATGCCTAGGTGATGGAGGCAAATTTACAGTGACCGAATCAAAGACAGAAAATCAAGTTTCTCTCACCCTAAATATGATAGCTTTAAATGACAGTGCAATTTACTTCTGTGGAATAGCATTTTCACAATCAACTGACCCAAAGTCTAAGCAAACTGGGCCAGGAACAATGCTGGTGGTAAGAG GGAATAAGCTTCTTAGCCATGAAGTAGAGAATCTCCTGATAGCTCTCTTATCTCTGCTATCGTTCTACATTGCTGTTCTAAGTGTGATCTTCATAGTCATCTCCAAA ttaaaactgaaaacaccaaagaaaacAGGAACTGATGAAGCACCACAGAAG AAGAGGAGTGCTCGACGTATTTTTCAGGAAATTGCACAAGAACTATATCGTAAGAGATATGTGGAAACAAAACAAGAA gAGGGAGATGAAAACATCTATGAAAACAGAAGAGGACAGTCCAACTTTGAAAGAccatag
- the IGSF6 gene encoding immunoglobulin superfamily member 6 isoform X1, which yields MYNKMATPNRIITTISLEFNLILLYLGAIRTCIVNIKQPSLLEVDYTYKTITIQCDFSTRNCPKSQPEVLWFRQNAHYQPERLCPHQCLGDGGKFTVTESKTENQVSLTLNMIALNDSAIYFCGIAFSQSTDPKSKQTGPGTMLVVRGNKLLSHEVENLLIALLSLLSFYIAVLSVIFIVISKQLKLKTPKKTGTDEAPQKKRSARRIFQEIAQELYRKRYVETKQEEGDENIYENRRGQSNFERP from the exons ATGTACAACAAGATGGCAACCCCAAACAGAATTATCACCACTATCAGTCTGGAATTTAACTTGATTCTATTGTACCTTG GTGCTATCCGAACATGTATTGTTAATATAAAACAGCCTTCCCTTCTAGAAGTTGACTATACTTATAAAACAATTACTATACAATGTGATTTCTCTACTCGCAACTGCCCTAAATCCCAGCCTGAAGTTCTATGGTTTCGCCAAAATGCTCACTATCAGCCTGAACGCTTGTGTCCACATCAATGCCTAGGTGATGGAGGCAAATTTACAGTGACCGAATCAAAGACAGAAAATCAAGTTTCTCTCACCCTAAATATGATAGCTTTAAATGACAGTGCAATTTACTTCTGTGGAATAGCATTTTCACAATCAACTGACCCAAAGTCTAAGCAAACTGGGCCAGGAACAATGCTGGTGGTAAGAG GGAATAAGCTTCTTAGCCATGAAGTAGAGAATCTCCTGATAGCTCTCTTATCTCTGCTATCGTTCTACATTGCTGTTCTAAGTGTGATCTTCATAGTCATCTCCAAA CAGttaaaactgaaaacaccaaagaaaacAGGAACTGATGAAGCACCACAGAAG AAGAGGAGTGCTCGACGTATTTTTCAGGAAATTGCACAAGAACTATATCGTAAGAGATATGTGGAAACAAAACAAGAA gAGGGAGATGAAAACATCTATGAAAACAGAAGAGGACAGTCCAACTTTGAAAGAccatag